One part of the Fusibacter sp. A1 genome encodes these proteins:
- the pepV gene encoding dipeptidase PepV — MNTYIESTKENLYETLSSLLKFRSVLDSSDSENHPYGAANTKALEYMLELGKEAGFEVKNMDNQVGYIQLGDQEDYVGVLCHLDVVPEGNDWTFEPFGGTIEETRIIGRGALDDKGPAAASFFALKAIKESGEKLDRSIRLIFGLNEETGSKCVKHYLTKEKPPVTGFTPDADFPVIYAEKGITTFNLKKTFAEAIDDGGIRVVSINGGTAVNMVPDYAEAFIEETMDITDMVTSFNKDFECNVTIDRSKELTRLSVKGVSAHASTPEAGTNAISLLMSCLDVLDLQIGDASSFVRAYVRRINMLTGGEGIGMGMEDDISGALTFNVGTVLMNEAGGSLSVNVRYPVTKSLEDVYNSAFKNIIELERFTYDVVSSVDPIVHDKDGELIKTLMDVYKIHTGDEKAQPICIGGGTYARSMPNIVAYGPLFPGAHDTMHQADEYIVKDDLVRMTKIYADAIYRLAK; from the coding sequence ATGAACACTTACATAGAATCAACTAAGGAAAATCTTTATGAGACACTATCAAGCCTGCTTAAGTTCAGGAGCGTGCTTGACTCGTCAGATAGTGAGAATCATCCATACGGAGCGGCGAATACAAAAGCGCTCGAATATATGCTTGAGCTTGGAAAAGAAGCGGGATTTGAAGTAAAGAACATGGACAATCAGGTCGGCTACATACAGCTTGGAGACCAAGAGGACTATGTCGGCGTGCTTTGCCATTTGGATGTGGTGCCCGAAGGCAACGACTGGACGTTCGAGCCCTTCGGCGGAACCATTGAGGAAACAAGAATCATCGGACGCGGGGCGCTTGACGATAAGGGACCTGCGGCGGCAAGTTTTTTTGCACTAAAGGCGATCAAGGAGTCCGGTGAAAAGCTAGATAGGAGCATCAGACTGATCTTCGGACTCAATGAAGAGACAGGGTCGAAATGCGTGAAGCACTATCTGACAAAAGAAAAGCCACCGGTCACCGGTTTCACTCCAGATGCTGATTTTCCTGTGATCTATGCGGAAAAAGGAATCACGACCTTCAATCTGAAAAAGACATTCGCAGAGGCCATCGACGATGGCGGTATCAGAGTTGTCAGCATAAATGGCGGAACGGCAGTGAACATGGTTCCTGACTATGCGGAGGCCTTTATCGAAGAGACCATGGATATCACAGACATGGTCACAAGCTTCAACAAGGATTTTGAGTGCAATGTGACGATCGACCGGTCTAAAGAGCTTACAAGGCTCAGTGTCAAAGGCGTTTCTGCACATGCATCGACCCCAGAGGCTGGAACCAATGCCATATCCCTTCTGATGAGCTGTCTTGATGTGCTTGACCTTCAAATTGGAGACGCTTCGAGCTTTGTAAGAGCCTATGTCAGAAGAATCAACATGCTCACGGGCGGCGAGGGTATAGGCATGGGAATGGAAGATGACATTTCTGGCGCGCTGACCTTCAATGTAGGCACAGTCCTCATGAACGAGGCTGGGGGAAGCTTAAGCGTCAATGTAAGGTATCCTGTGACAAAGTCGCTTGAGGACGTATACAATAGTGCATTTAAGAATATCATCGAACTGGAGAGATTCACCTACGATGTGGTAAGCTCTGTGGACCCTATCGTGCATGACAAAGACGGTGAACTGATCAAAACCCTGATGGATGTGTATAAGATACACACAGGCGATGAGAAGGCGCAGCCGATCTGCATCGGCGGAGGAACCTACGCGAGAAGCATGCCCAACATCGTCGCATACGGCCCTTTGTTCCCGGGCGCGCACGATACGATGCACCAGGCGGATGAGTACATCGTGAAGGACGATCTTGTGAGGATGACAAAGATCTATGCGGATGCGATTTATCGATTGGCAAAATAG
- a CDS encoding flagellin, giving the protein MKIDGTTARIASGLRINSAKDDAAGLAISQKLTSQESGLDQGVRNARQSADALNTAEGALGGISDSLNRMRELAVQASNGILTSDERKIIQTEIDQIKEGITDQARNTQFNTKQLLDGSFRDIATGTQPDGSGATVGVAGSTLAELGIENFDVTGSFDISTLDQAISRVSENRGQIGAQTNALESTIRSNEIARVNTTAANSRLRDADVAKEFSRLSQQNINQQYKLSIQKLQQQHEGNSLNLLL; this is encoded by the coding sequence ATGAAAATCGATGGCACTACCGCTAGAATCGCAAGCGGATTAAGAATCAATAGCGCCAAGGATGATGCGGCAGGCCTTGCAATTAGTCAAAAGTTGACGTCTCAAGAGAGTGGCCTTGACCAAGGCGTAAGAAACGCCAGGCAGAGCGCAGATGCCCTTAATACCGCAGAAGGAGCACTTGGCGGAATCAGCGATTCACTGAACCGAATGAGGGAACTTGCGGTTCAGGCATCAAATGGAATCTTAACAAGCGACGAGCGTAAGATCATACAAACTGAAATCGACCAGATCAAAGAAGGCATCACCGATCAGGCGAGAAATACTCAGTTTAACACCAAGCAGCTACTCGACGGTTCCTTTAGAGACATAGCGACAGGCACTCAACCGGATGGTTCCGGTGCGACTGTCGGCGTCGCAGGATCGACGCTAGCAGAACTTGGTATCGAAAATTTCGATGTCACAGGCAGCTTTGATATTTCAACACTCGACCAGGCGATCAGCAGAGTCAGCGAAAACAGAGGACAGATCGGTGCTCAGACCAATGCCCTTGAAAGTACGATACGTAGCAACGAGATCGCGCGAGTGAACACCACAGCCGCCAACTCCAGGTTGAGGGATGCGGATGTCGCAAAAGAGTTTTCACGACTTAGCCAGCAGAACATCAACCAGCAGTATAAGTTAAGCATTCAAAAATTGCAGCAACAGCATGAGGGCAATTCACTCAACCTCCTGCTATAA
- a CDS encoding pseudouridine synthase produces the protein MRLNKYIAETGRCSRREADKLIEEGLVYVNHHIAVMGQQVNDEDVVVVDGQMLSRVTKKVYLALHKPVGIECTTNKKITSNIIDFVNHKERVFPVGRLDKNSEGLILLTNDGELSNGLMKAAHYHQKEYIVEVEKPVTDDFIARMSSGVHILDTFTRPCTVERLGKRRFKIILTQGLNRQIRRMCDVLGYHVITLKRVRIVNVLLGDLKMGKWRELSEAEVIELKKTVGS, from the coding sequence ATGCGTCTTAATAAATATATCGCTGAAACAGGCCGCTGCTCCAGAAGAGAAGCAGATAAGCTGATTGAAGAGGGGCTCGTCTATGTGAACCATCACATCGCTGTAATGGGTCAACAGGTGAACGATGAGGATGTTGTGGTCGTTGATGGACAGATGCTTTCAAGAGTCACAAAAAAAGTGTATCTCGCACTGCATAAGCCGGTAGGTATCGAATGTACGACCAACAAGAAGATTACAAGCAATATCATTGATTTTGTCAATCATAAGGAAAGGGTTTTTCCTGTGGGAAGACTCGATAAGAATTCGGAAGGGCTTATCTTACTGACCAACGACGGTGAGCTTAGCAATGGGCTGATGAAAGCCGCACACTATCACCAGAAGGAGTATATCGTCGAGGTCGAAAAACCGGTCACGGACGATTTTATCGCTAGAATGAGCAGCGGGGTACATATTCTCGATACATTCACCAGACCATGTACTGTCGAAAGGCTTGGAAAAAGGCGGTTCAAAATCATATTGACCCAGGGGCTCAACAGACAGATCAGAAGAATGTGCGATGTGCTCGGCTACCATGTGATCACACTCAAAAGGGTCCGCATCGTCAACGTGCTGCTTGGAGACCTTAAGATGGGCAAATGGAGAGAACTCAGTGAAGCTGAGGTTATCGAACTGAAAAAAACTGTCGGATCATAA
- the yfcC gene encoding putative basic amino acid antiporter YfcC, translated as MSKEQKKWQMPDTYVIIFFIVVLAALLTWVVPMGKFDIAYEVLGTDNKVISTVADGQVVDVTAADVSYTIDASDESRVYVFSGEEELGNTKKSKAKAIELESFKVVQVYGKYITDGETSDIKIFEKWGGVGFLNYVFEGFVSGDKWGSAVGVMAFILIVGGSFGIVLKTGAVENGILNMIKYTKGYEILIIPAMFILFSAGGAVFGMGEEAIPFALILVPIMIELGYDAITGVMVTYVATQIGFAASWMNPFSVVIAQGIAGVSVGQGQFFRMSMWAFFTLLGIAFTMWYASKVKKNPESSLTYESDDYFRNDYKEKAQKNTKFGIGHVLVLLTVVAGLFWIIWGVNAYEYYLPEIASIFFTMGLVAGIIGVIFKLEGMRTNDIASSFRTGASDLLGAAMVVGMAKGIVLVLGGTGAGEMTVMNTILNGMANTLTGLPAMMIAWVMYVFQSIFNFFVVSGSGQAAITMPLMAPLASIVGVSKDVSVLAFQLGDGFTNLIVPTSASLMGCLGVARIEWTKWFKFQIKFQGILFVFASVFIVLGVMTGL; from the coding sequence ATGTCAAAGGAACAAAAGAAATGGCAGATGCCGGACACGTATGTGATCATATTTTTCATCGTAGTCTTAGCAGCACTTCTAACATGGGTTGTACCGATGGGGAAATTCGATATCGCCTATGAGGTTTTAGGTACGGATAACAAGGTAATAAGCACAGTGGCAGACGGTCAAGTTGTCGATGTGACCGCAGCAGACGTAAGTTATACCATTGACGCGTCAGATGAAAGTCGGGTCTATGTCTTTAGCGGGGAAGAAGAATTAGGCAACACAAAAAAATCTAAAGCAAAGGCGATTGAACTTGAAAGCTTTAAAGTCGTTCAGGTTTACGGTAAATACATTACGGATGGGGAAACATCCGATATCAAGATATTCGAAAAATGGGGCGGAGTCGGCTTCCTGAACTACGTGTTCGAAGGTTTTGTATCCGGTGACAAATGGGGTTCTGCCGTAGGTGTAATGGCATTCATCCTAATCGTCGGCGGATCATTTGGAATCGTGCTTAAGACCGGTGCTGTTGAAAACGGCATCTTGAATATGATCAAGTACACAAAAGGGTATGAGATTCTAATTATTCCAGCGATGTTCATCCTGTTTTCAGCAGGTGGCGCAGTCTTCGGTATGGGAGAAGAAGCGATTCCCTTTGCCCTTATCCTTGTGCCGATCATGATTGAACTGGGTTATGACGCCATCACCGGTGTGATGGTGACTTATGTGGCGACACAAATCGGTTTCGCCGCATCTTGGATGAATCCATTCTCTGTGGTTATCGCACAAGGTATCGCCGGTGTAAGTGTCGGTCAGGGACAGTTCTTCAGGATGAGCATGTGGGCCTTCTTCACACTACTTGGAATCGCCTTTACCATGTGGTATGCAAGCAAGGTCAAAAAGAATCCTGAAAGTTCGTTGACCTATGAATCCGATGATTACTTCAGAAACGACTATAAGGAAAAAGCGCAGAAGAACACAAAGTTCGGAATAGGACATGTTCTGGTCCTCTTGACTGTGGTAGCCGGTCTGTTCTGGATTATTTGGGGAGTCAACGCTTACGAGTACTACCTACCTGAAATTGCTTCTATCTTCTTTACGATGGGACTTGTTGCCGGTATCATCGGCGTCATCTTCAAGCTTGAGGGTATGAGAACCAATGATATCGCAAGCTCGTTTAGAACAGGCGCTTCAGATCTTTTAGGTGCTGCCATGGTTGTTGGTATGGCTAAGGGGATCGTCCTTGTGTTAGGTGGTACCGGTGCCGGTGAAATGACAGTGATGAACACGATTCTAAACGGTATGGCTAATACGCTGACGGGATTACCGGCGATGATGATCGCTTGGGTGATGTATGTGTTCCAGTCGATCTTCAATTTCTTTGTGGTTTCAGGATCGGGTCAGGCTGCTATTACAATGCCGCTGATGGCTCCGCTTGCTTCAATCGTAGGGGTATCCAAAGACGTTTCTGTACTTGCCTTCCAGTTGGGTGACGGTTTTACGAATCTGATCGTACCGACATCTGCTTCACTGATGGGTTGTCTGGGTGTCGCTAGAATCGAATGGACGAAATGGTTCAAGTTCCAAATCAAGTTCCAAGGAATCCTGTTTGTATTCGCCTCTGTGTTTATTGTCTTAGGCGTGATGACAGGCTTGTAA
- a CDS encoding sigma-54-dependent Fis family transcriptional regulator has translation MVKKSMTIVAGSMNTARAIHEQLKEHIKDQAVTLLAYENGICTKVSDDLVLLSSELTKDDLLALGCFDENSETIIAGRTINYDFIDQIVSIPSGTPVLLVNDVPETATAMIDNLISLGIDHLEYQAFCPGMEAPDRKFKVAVTPGEPDKVPESVELIYDIGPRLLDFSTVTNVLMSLDTLGNQAGRYSSVYLQKIIKIAKRLAASRQEIEGLNSQLNRLIDSLKEGLMVIDETGRIKVMNEYALTFFNSRHYQVIGKMAKDVIYNAELLEFIYESSGLGSDFIEIEGHSVAINKMKTKTGEYILSFRRPESILEDHMSIKQEFARRGYTAKYQFENIIGKSAALTRAKTLSKKLAKSELTILFHGESGTGKELFASSIHRESARKNGPFLAINFSSLPDELVESELFGYEEGAFTGAKKGGKAGLFEQADSGTIFLDEIGDVSPKVQARLLRVLQEGEIMRVGGNEIKRIDVRIVAATNKDLALLVSQDKFREDLYYRLQMGYIKLPPLRDRKEDLRSLIEHHLHMGAISKMSIDEDVIEIFKAHNWPGNVRELKNCLGYMSAVSESNQLTTMDLPEYLQHVQKNTAEVSVATDGLAGEELFILKAIALFEKRKEACGREKLATYSIGTAFEMTKYQMRNRLEHLKEMNLISLGRGKVGAKLTERGRHHVMTIK, from the coding sequence ATGGTTAAAAAATCGATGACAATCGTAGCTGGATCGATGAATACGGCAAGGGCGATCCATGAGCAACTAAAGGAACATATCAAGGACCAGGCGGTGACTTTGCTTGCCTATGAAAACGGGATCTGTACAAAAGTGAGCGACGACCTCGTGTTGCTTTCCAGTGAGCTGACCAAGGATGACCTCTTGGCCTTAGGTTGCTTTGACGAAAATTCGGAAACGATTATTGCAGGAAGAACGATCAATTACGATTTTATCGACCAAATCGTTTCTATACCCAGCGGTACTCCGGTACTGCTTGTAAACGATGTGCCCGAGACTGCGACGGCCATGATCGACAATCTGATTTCATTGGGAATCGACCACCTGGAGTATCAGGCCTTTTGCCCAGGCATGGAAGCGCCGGACCGAAAGTTTAAAGTGGCTGTGACTCCAGGGGAACCGGACAAGGTGCCGGAATCCGTCGAGCTGATCTATGATATAGGTCCCAGGCTGCTTGATTTTTCGACGGTGACGAACGTCTTGATGTCACTGGACACTTTGGGAAATCAGGCAGGGCGGTATTCGAGTGTCTACCTGCAGAAAATCATCAAAATCGCCAAACGACTTGCCGCATCCAGACAGGAAATCGAAGGACTGAACAGTCAACTGAACCGTCTGATCGATTCTCTAAAAGAGGGCTTGATGGTGATCGATGAAACCGGACGCATTAAGGTGATGAATGAGTATGCGCTGACGTTTTTTAACAGCAGGCACTATCAGGTGATTGGAAAAATGGCCAAAGACGTCATCTACAATGCCGAACTGCTGGAGTTCATTTACGAATCAAGCGGACTAGGCAGTGACTTCATCGAAATCGAAGGGCATTCCGTTGCGATCAATAAGATGAAAACAAAGACGGGAGAATACATCCTGTCTTTTAGACGACCGGAATCCATTCTTGAAGATCACATGAGCATCAAACAGGAGTTTGCAAGACGGGGCTACACCGCCAAGTATCAGTTTGAAAACATCATCGGCAAGAGCGCTGCGCTGACCAGGGCTAAGACGCTGTCGAAAAAACTGGCGAAGTCGGAGCTGACCATTCTTTTTCACGGCGAAAGCGGAACGGGTAAGGAATTGTTCGCAAGTTCGATCCATAGGGAATCGGCTAGAAAAAACGGCCCTTTCCTAGCGATCAATTTCAGTTCGCTTCCGGATGAGCTTGTCGAAAGCGAACTCTTCGGTTATGAGGAGGGCGCCTTCACCGGTGCTAAAAAGGGTGGAAAGGCAGGACTATTCGAACAAGCGGACAGTGGAACAATCTTCCTGGATGAAATCGGTGATGTTTCACCCAAGGTTCAGGCAAGACTCCTAAGAGTTTTGCAGGAGGGCGAAATCATGCGTGTGGGTGGAAATGAGATCAAGCGGATCGACGTAAGGATCGTAGCGGCGACCAACAAGGACTTGGCGCTTCTGGTTTCGCAGGATAAGTTTAGAGAAGACTTATACTACCGACTTCAAATGGGTTATATCAAATTGCCGCCGCTTAGGGACAGAAAAGAGGACCTAAGATCCTTGATAGAACATCACCTGCATATGGGCGCGATATCGAAAATGAGTATCGATGAAGATGTGATTGAAATCTTCAAGGCGCACAACTGGCCGGGCAACGTAAGAGAGCTTAAGAACTGCCTAGGCTATATGTCCGCGGTTTCTGAATCAAACCAGCTGACGACAATGGATTTGCCGGAGTATCTTCAGCATGTCCAGAAAAATACTGCGGAGGTTTCTGTTGCGACAGATGGTCTCGCAGGAGAAGAGCTGTTTATCCTAAAGGCGATCGCCCTCTTTGAAAAGCGAAAGGAAGCTTGCGGACGAGAAAAGCTTGCCACCTACTCCATTGGAACCGCTTTTGAAATGACCAAGTATCAGATGCGCAACAGGTTGGAGCATTTAAAGGAGATGAACCTGATTTCTTTGGGGCGTGGAAAAGTGGGTGCCAAGCTGACAGAACGTGGAAGACATCACGTGATGACCATTAAGTAA
- the iadA gene encoding beta-aspartyl-peptidase: MYLVKNGEIYHRGEFMKKDILIGGKQILRIADSIDFEDSLAIKTIDAAGKKVLPGLIDGHVHICGGGGEGGFKTRTPELKMTDMIRAGVTTVVGCLGTDGVSRSMEGLVAKMYGLREEGVSAYCYTGSYRLPLKTVTGDIMKDIMMIEGIIGIGEVAISDHRSAHASRHEFAKAVSDARVAGKLASKCGICNVHLGDAQSGLDPILALLKDTAIPITQFLPTHMNRNQHLFDQAIGYAKDGGYVDFTTSTTEAFIEEGEIAAPEAMSRMLDAGVPVSRMTLTSDGQGSLPAFDADGNLTGLTIGSLASLFDAVKSCHDQYGVAFEEVIKTVTENPATILKLKGKGFLEESYDADILIVDESFGIETVISMGQLMMFSGELLVKDTF; this comes from the coding sequence ATGTATTTAGTTAAGAATGGTGAGATCTATCACCGCGGTGAGTTTATGAAGAAGGACATCCTGATCGGTGGAAAACAGATCTTGCGTATCGCGGATTCGATTGATTTTGAGGACTCACTAGCCATAAAAACGATCGACGCAGCTGGTAAAAAAGTGCTTCCCGGGCTTATCGACGGTCATGTCCATATCTGCGGCGGCGGTGGTGAGGGAGGATTCAAAACGAGAACTCCAGAACTTAAAATGACCGATATGATCAGGGCGGGTGTCACCACGGTGGTGGGATGCCTTGGAACCGACGGTGTATCCAGAAGCATGGAAGGCCTTGTCGCAAAGATGTACGGATTAAGGGAAGAAGGTGTAAGCGCTTATTGTTATACGGGTTCCTACAGGTTGCCCCTTAAGACAGTTACAGGAGATATCATGAAGGACATCATGATGATTGAAGGGATTATAGGAATCGGAGAGGTTGCGATCAGTGACCATAGGAGCGCGCATGCCAGCAGGCATGAGTTTGCCAAGGCTGTTTCGGATGCGAGGGTTGCAGGCAAGCTGGCTTCAAAGTGCGGAATATGCAATGTTCACCTAGGTGACGCGCAAAGCGGTCTTGACCCGATTCTTGCACTTTTAAAGGATACGGCCATTCCTATCACGCAGTTCCTACCTACCCATATGAATAGGAACCAGCATTTGTTCGACCAAGCGATCGGTTATGCAAAAGATGGCGGATATGTCGACTTTACCACTTCCACGACCGAAGCCTTTATTGAAGAAGGTGAGATCGCAGCGCCTGAAGCCATGAGTAGGATGCTGGATGCCGGTGTTCCGGTTTCGAGAATGACGCTCACCTCTGACGGTCAGGGAAGTTTGCCGGCTTTTGACGCTGATGGAAACCTGACAGGGCTAACAATTGGAAGCCTCGCTTCACTCTTTGATGCTGTTAAGAGCTGCCATGATCAGTACGGGGTGGCATTTGAAGAGGTGATAAAGACGGTGACTGAAAATCCCGCTACAATCTTAAAACTAAAGGGTAAAGGATTCTTAGAGGAATCCTATGATGCGGATATTTTGATCGTGGATGAATCCTTCGGTATTGAAACGGTAATTTCCATGGGGCAGCTGATGATGTTCTCAGGTGAATTGCTGGTGAAAGATACCTTTTAA
- a CDS encoding methyl-accepting chemotaxis protein: protein MFFKNDKKAKPAGKVKLERHGSFSEPVVKHTWVESLIKIMNTYIFSVDALYMDMQSVIDKSSRLHFNSKKQNDHLTAMSSRLMEVYDSLDAQSELSSQASMAAQDTSRTIEVAAQDLFVVVNAFDQINLEIKEQSDWVETMSGSVVETYHMIDRVKRLAAQTDLLALNAAIEAARAGEHGRGFAVVAEEVSKLSKDTSSVIDEMQRVLQEINQANEKIKHKMTETSEAIHIQSGVLENQIGMMKTTNQVAKHASSLNVSLTNRVENITLQAKEVSDVFDQVFELNTQMVSEIDEISLAIEHETKAVNQLSEASTTFEHLNLDLMNRFEVWDKETLIVVSSPYEPFVFYDTATDNVSGIDVELLRQIFYDYALKFVIVPWDVSIEMIKSGIGVILPAISYNEERETYLEFSDNYRHEERYHFYTKDTRLKKVSGLESLRGLRIGVVKGYSYFNAFDKATNYTRVSSSSEKDLFEKLKNDQLDMLIANGYVGDHLLSVYFGDDGIEKGTLEYVTQKADTRMGFSKAYGSEELVRLFNERIRDGRITGNVEERYDKEST, encoded by the coding sequence ATGTTTTTTAAAAATGATAAAAAGGCAAAACCCGCTGGAAAAGTGAAATTGGAACGTCATGGATCATTTTCCGAGCCGGTCGTAAAACATACTTGGGTTGAATCTTTAATTAAAATTATGAATACGTATATTTTTTCGGTTGACGCGCTTTATATGGACATGCAGTCTGTGATTGATAAGAGCAGTCGACTACATTTCAACTCAAAAAAGCAAAATGATCATTTAACAGCGATGTCATCAAGATTGATGGAGGTATACGACAGTTTGGATGCTCAATCCGAACTATCGTCGCAAGCATCTATGGCGGCTCAGGATACTTCGAGAACGATAGAGGTTGCTGCTCAGGATCTATTTGTTGTAGTGAACGCCTTTGATCAAATCAATCTTGAAATTAAGGAGCAAAGCGATTGGGTTGAAACGATGTCAGGCAGTGTAGTTGAGACCTATCATATGATCGACCGTGTGAAACGGCTTGCAGCCCAGACGGATCTACTCGCTCTAAATGCCGCCATAGAAGCGGCTCGTGCAGGTGAACACGGTAGGGGATTTGCTGTAGTTGCAGAAGAGGTATCCAAGTTATCTAAAGATACTTCTTCGGTGATCGATGAAATGCAACGGGTCTTACAGGAAATCAATCAAGCCAATGAGAAGATCAAGCATAAGATGACAGAAACCAGTGAGGCTATTCATATTCAGTCCGGGGTTTTGGAAAATCAGATTGGAATGATGAAAACAACGAATCAAGTAGCGAAGCATGCCAGTTCGTTAAATGTGAGTCTCACTAACAGGGTCGAGAACATCACATTGCAGGCAAAAGAGGTAAGCGACGTATTTGACCAGGTGTTTGAACTAAATACTCAAATGGTTAGTGAAATCGATGAGATAAGCCTTGCGATAGAGCATGAGACAAAAGCGGTGAATCAGTTAAGCGAGGCATCCACAACCTTTGAACATCTGAATTTGGACTTGATGAATCGTTTTGAGGTGTGGGACAAGGAAACCTTAATCGTTGTAAGCTCGCCGTATGAACCGTTTGTCTTCTATGATACCGCGACTGATAATGTCTCTGGGATCGATGTTGAGCTGTTGCGGCAAATATTCTACGACTATGCGCTGAAATTCGTGATTGTTCCTTGGGATGTATCGATTGAAATGATTAAGTCGGGAATAGGTGTAATCCTGCCTGCCATATCCTATAATGAAGAGAGGGAAACCTATTTGGAATTTAGTGATAACTACAGGCATGAGGAGCGATATCATTTTTATACCAAGGATACACGGTTAAAGAAGGTATCTGGCCTTGAATCACTTAGAGGGCTCAGAATAGGCGTTGTGAAAGGGTATAGCTATTTCAACGCTTTTGACAAAGCAACGAATTACACACGTGTCAGTTCATCAAGTGAAAAGGACCTATTTGAAAAGTTGAAAAATGACCAGTTGGACATGTTGATAGCCAACGGATATGTTGGAGACCATTTGCTGTCTGTCTATTTTGGAGACGATGGCATTGAAAAGGGAACGCTCGAATACGTTACACAAAAGGCGGATACACGAATGGGCTTTTCTAAAGCCTATGGGTCTGAAGAATTAGTCCGGCTATTCAATGAAAGAATAAGAGACGGACGTATTACGGGTAATGTAGAAGAGCGTTATGATAAAGAGTCTACTTAA
- a CDS encoding cyanophycinase, with protein MKKTVSIVLIVLMVMATFASAAEAKKGSLLIVGGALRQDNDAVYEKFVELAGGVDMAKVAIVPAASGSPYKYSQMFKEDMLAHGLKEEQIVILPLAVKDDKKSKDIDESLWAENGNSTEVAGMLDGVTAVWFVGGDQMRITEVLLNVDGSPTSVLEAIWKVYDAGGVIGGTSAGAAIMSDLMIAGGDSLGALTLGEVSDFDDSTLDYQNQGGLVTSKGLGFFDKGIVDQHFDRKGRLGRLVVVAYENKAISTMAYGVEENTGLVYDRATGRIEVVGTGGVVVVDVTDAQMKGSSYTGIEVSYLENVDAYDTVNDQFDMDADKYTTIGYEYMYTENPTHTGSVSANQSFKNMIAFDLVDNEAASKIKTYLYDVGGNGFAFEFYLKDNTEGYWGQSGAVDLYSFERVGMDIRPISVLITYEDETNMVQAAVKTYVVKEGDRLWKIAKDFNMDLQELIELNELVNPNLIRVGDELQVK; from the coding sequence ATGAAAAAAACAGTCAGTATCGTTCTAATAGTGCTTATGGTCATGGCAACATTTGCAAGTGCGGCGGAAGCCAAAAAGGGAAGTTTGCTCATAGTGGGCGGTGCCTTGAGGCAGGACAATGACGCGGTTTATGAAAAATTTGTTGAGCTTGCAGGCGGAGTGGATATGGCAAAGGTGGCGATTGTGCCTGCTGCGAGCGGTAGTCCTTATAAATACAGCCAGATGTTTAAAGAGGATATGCTTGCCCATGGATTAAAAGAAGAGCAAATTGTCATTTTGCCACTGGCTGTCAAAGACGATAAGAAGTCAAAGGATATTGACGAATCCTTGTGGGCGGAAAACGGCAACAGCACAGAAGTAGCAGGCATGCTTGATGGCGTGACTGCGGTGTGGTTTGTAGGTGGCGATCAGATGAGAATCACCGAGGTGCTGTTGAATGTAGACGGTAGCCCTACAAGCGTACTGGAGGCGATCTGGAAGGTTTATGATGCCGGTGGTGTTATCGGTGGAACAAGTGCCGGTGCCGCCATTATGAGTGATCTGATGATTGCTGGGGGTGATAGTTTAGGCGCTCTCACTTTAGGCGAGGTGAGCGACTTTGACGATTCGACACTTGATTACCAGAACCAAGGCGGTCTTGTGACATCCAAGGGGCTTGGCTTCTTTGACAAGGGGATTGTCGACCAGCACTTTGATCGAAAAGGTAGGCTTGGAAGGCTTGTTGTTGTAGCCTATGAAAACAAAGCGATTTCAACTATGGCTTATGGAGTTGAGGAGAACACAGGTCTTGTTTATGATAGAGCTACAGGAAGAATTGAAGTGGTAGGAACTGGTGGTGTCGTCGTCGTCGATGTCACTGACGCCCAGATGAAAGGGAGTTCGTATACAGGCATAGAAGTGTCTTACCTAGAAAATGTAGATGCCTATGATACTGTTAATGATCAGTTTGATATGGATGCGGATAAATATACCACTATAGGTTATGAGTACATGTACACTGAAAATCCGACGCATACAGGTTCGGTGTCAGCCAATCAGTCCTTTAAGAACATGATTGCCTTTGACCTAGTGGACAACGAGGCGGCAAGCAAGATTAAAACCTATCTATATGACGTGGGTGGAAATGGTTTTGCCTTTGAATTTTATTTAAAGGACAACACGGAGGGATACTGGGGGCAAAGTGGTGCCGTTGACTTGTATTCCTTTGAGAGGGTCGGGATGGATATCAGACCGATAAGCGTACTAATCACTTATGAAGATGAAACGAATATGGTTCAAGCTGCAGTTAAGACCTATGTCGTCAAAGAAGGTGACCGTCTTTGGAAAATCGCCAAGGACTTCAATATGGATCTACAGGAACTGATCGAACTCAATGAGCTTGTAAATCCGAATCTAATAAGAGTAGGCGACGAGCTACAGGTAAAATAA